The Lolium rigidum isolate FL_2022 chromosome 1, APGP_CSIRO_Lrig_0.1, whole genome shotgun sequence region ATCAACATAACCGTATGTTTTTCTCTTGTCATTTTAACGTCGCCGAATATTTATCATGTTACTTTTCCCAGTTGTTATTGCTAGTTCACAATCAGAGAAACATGGCGTCCTTTTGAACGCATACAAGTACTAGAACATAGTCAATCATTGCTGCCATGATTCTGAACAACTGAACACCTGATCCTGCATGCATGGGTTCTGAACCAACCAACCAAAACAATGATGCTTCATTGTGTCATTCAGGTGTCTGGCGAGTACTCGATGATCAAAGCTGGCGGTGCGCTGAACATGATCGACGAGGAGAAGGTGATGATGGAGTCGCTCATGTGCCTGCGGCGCGCCGGCGCTGACATCATCCTCACCTACTTCGCCCGCCAGGCCGCCACCGTGCTGTGCGGCATGAGATAGGCCGGGGTCAACCCCGTTGAGTGGGAATGTGATTAAGGTGTAGTAAAGTTGAGGAACACATTTGACGTTTGACTTGAAGCACTTTAATACGTAATTGTGCACAGGATTGCTAGTTTATTTTTTTTACTGAGAAGTACAAATTTTCTCCCGATAAGAATGGAGGCGCCCTAGTACATGATTCTGTTCCGTGATCTTTGGATTACTACCTTGAAATTATTTGGCTGATTACTCTGCTGCTTATCCATTCACACGAAACTACACAAAGCAAGAAACAGATGATGGAAATATGAAGAATGTGCAAGAGCTGTAATCCCAATCCGATCAGGCTGGTGTTGACTGATGATGAGCGTGTATCACGACAGTCTCCCATCACAAGCATGATCCCCTCATCGGTTCATGGGACAGCGATGATTTAAGAAATTCTAACGATCCTGCAAATGCAGCACAGGCCCCAACAGTAGATCGCAACGACTCAGGCAGTAATGCGTGTGTGGCAATCGTACTGGGGCACACACACGCATCGGATCTCGAGTAATCGGAGAAATAAAATCTGACGAAGGTGCTGGATGGTGAACGCCGGTAGCTGGCTGCAGGTTTCGCAATTGCAGTTGCAGGGGAAACGGATGGTTCAGCAATTACTAGGCCCCATCCGCCCCCGTTCCGTCCCACGTGAAATAAATCACGGGCCCCCAAAGATAAGTAATGAAAACTCGCCAGTCATATCATCCCGAGATTCACTGCACCTGTCGAGGCGATGAAAATGGCGACCCGAGGAAGGAGGAGACTTCCAAGTTCATTCAAACGCAGCTGCCAGCTGCTCCAATTTACTCATCTCCTCGTTCATTCGTTCGTCAATGGCGTGAATGCTTCATCACTTGTTCATGGCTCATCACTTCGTCGGTACTGCCAGCATGAGTATTGTGTCTGCTTGAATGTGAGGAACATCGTGCAATGCATGTGATCGTCGATCGTGCTATGCGCCTATGCATATGCCACCACGCGTTCCAGTTCCAGCCTGCTATTCGCTTTGATCGTTCACCCGTGGAGTTGCCGAGGGAGGCTAGTCCCCAGCTTGTAAATTTTCTGAAGCTAGGATACAAGACTACTAATTGCGAAACAAAATTCAGATTAGAGCTGATGACCGTTGATCAAACAGTGAAACATAAAAACGAATCAAAGAATCCACCACACGGTCTTGGAATATAATTCTGATCAAATAACGACATAATAATAGAATAACACAGAGAAAATGGGAACAGAATTCTGAAGGAGAAGACAGAAGCTACATCGAGGGAGAGATGTACTGGTGACGACTGACTGACTGACTGACGGGGCTTGGTTCTTGGTTCACGACGAGCGTCCGGCCGCGGAGGTGGCGACCGGCCGATCCGATCCATCGAGCAACTGCTACTACCTAGCTAGCTCTACGGCcccgtcggtggcggcggcgacccgtAGGACACCCCGTAGACAGGATGGACCGGCGGTGGCGGGGACGAGTACGACATCCCGTAGACCggcgggagcagcggcggcggcggcgacccgtAGGACACGCCGTGGACCGGCGGCACCTCTGCtgctggtggcggtggtggggacGAGTACCGCACGCCCTGCACTGGCGGGAACGGCGGCGTTCCTCCCGCTCCGCCGGGtggcgcgccgccggcgccgcttggaggtggcggtggtgtccAGGGACCCGGCgcgggcagcggcagcggcgaggATGGTGTCGGGGCGGTTGGCGGCGCCGTGGGCGGCGTGACGTACCCGGGTGGCGGCGACGCCGGTTGGCCTGACGGGGAGGACGCAGACGGCGGCTGGTAGCCGGAGGACGGTGGTGTGTATGAAGGCGGCATTGCGTGCCCGGGGCTCTCGCCGGAggtcggtggtggcggcgctgcggATCCTGGCGTTGTGGAGCCGCCAGGAGGTGACGGGTAGGATGGAGTACCCGAGCCCGGTGGTGGCGGGGGAGTCGACGGCCTCAGCGTAGGCGGGCGCTGATGTGGCGCACGCCCTCCCACTGGAGCGGGCGGCGTCCGGCCGCCTGGGCGCCTGGTCGGGGGACGGACTGGCACTGCTGTGGCCGGTGCCTGGCATTGCGCCGTGCTGCAGTCGAACGGGCTGGCAGCGACGGCGGTGCACTGCGCAGGCGGCCGCTGGGCGGGAGCGCCAGGGATGCAGTTCCACGCGCCGTCGGCCGTGGCCACGGGGCACCCGGGGCGGAAACTGAAGAAGTTGTCGACGTAGGTGAAGTTCCTGAGGCTGGGCAGCGCGCAGACGGCGGGCGGCACGGCGCCCTCGAGGAGGTTCTGACCGACGTTGAGCTCCCGGACGGCGACGaggccggcgacggcgggcgggaGCGGGCCCTGGAGGCGGTTGCCGCTGACGTCGAAGACGGTGAGCTTCCTGAGCAGGCCGACCTGCGGCGGTACGCACCCGGTGAGGGCGTCGTCGATGAGGACGATCTCGTTGAGGGTGTCGGCCATCTGCCCGATGCTGGGGGGGATGCAGCC contains the following coding sequences:
- the LOC124684161 gene encoding leucine-rich repeat extensin-like protein 1, which encodes MTGRRHHLLALALLAAVALTPAASQPGPSPFDPPASWSFPNPRLRAAYIALQTWRRTAIFSDPTNFTANWAGPNVCAYNGVYCAPHPADGAILVVAGLDLNHADIAGFLPPTLPAGLPDLALLHLNSNRFCGVLPDTFLHLRLLHELDISNNRFVGAFPAVVLALPSLKYLDLRFNDFEGPIPPALFDRPLDAIFLNSNRLTRPIPPNLGNSPASVLVLAHNRLGGCIPPSIGQMADTLNEIVLIDDALTGCVPPQVGLLRKLTVFDVSGNRLQGPLPPAVAGLVAVRELNVGQNLLEGAVPPAVCALPSLRNFTYVDNFFSFRPGCPVATADGAWNCIPGAPAQRPPAQCTAVAASPFDCSTAQCQAPATAVPVRPPTRRPGGRTPPAPVGGRAPHQRPPTLRPSTPPPPPGSGTPSYPSPPGGSTTPGSAAPPPPTSGESPGHAMPPSYTPPSSGYQPPSASSPSGQPASPPPGYVTPPTAPPTAPTPSSPLPLPAPGPWTPPPPPSGAGGAPPGGAGGTPPFPPVQGVRYSSPPPPPAAEVPPVHGVSYGSPPPPLLPPVYGMSYSSPPPPVHPVYGVSYGSPPPPTGP